Within the Nicotiana tabacum cultivar K326 chromosome 11, ASM71507v2, whole genome shotgun sequence genome, the region AATCTTTGTGAGATTGCTGGTTTTATACCCATTGGGCACAGTCTCTTTTATGTTTTTAACTGGGGAAATTCTGCCTCCTCCACTGCCAAGTGTACAAGGCATCCCGCATTCATGCAGGGTCCGAGGAAGGGCCGCAcctcaaggggtgtgatgtagatagCCTACCCTATTGCAAGCATTAATGACTGCTTTTACGGCTCGAACACGTCACACGAAAAGAAACTTCACTATTTTTCGAAGGATCCCTTCCCTTTCATTAAACATCctacaagatcaataatatatcCTGATATCACAGATATCAAAAAGAGACACACTTTAAATCAatgttcaattcacaagaacataATAAGGTCGATCATAAACATCTAAGTTAAAAAATGGTGTCAAAAAAGAAGAGTAAAAGAATCACCATTGATCTTGCTGGAGCACGCCAAACCTTATTTTCCTCTCCAAGAAACTGTGGTTGGTGTCCACCTGGCATTCCCCTATTACCTGACCCTCCACCTTTGAAAAGTTTACTCAGCCATTTCATAAACCTTGACTTTCTCTCAGCAGTTGAAGAAATTAAGTCACCTGCTTAAAACCCCACCAAAAAAAAAGTCCAACTTTTTACATATCTAAACCAATAGCTTCGTGAAAAATACTCAAAAGGATACTATTTCAATTGCATAATAAACCCCACAAAATAATTAACCAAAAAACCAACTTTTTTTACATAACTAAGCTAAGCTTCATACTAAATACTCAAGAGAGTATTATGACAATTGCTTAAACCCCACAAAAAGATCAATCAAAAAAGCCAACTTCTTTACATAACTAAATCAATTCTCATGAAAATACCCAAAAGGGTACAATTTAAACTGCAAAAAGATTCAGTCTTTGAAGTCATTAAAACATTACCATATGCCCAATAACAAAACCAAACTTCAGTAAAAAAATACTCAAAAGGGTACTATTACAACTGCAAAAAGAAGTCAGTAtgtacagaagaagaagaagaagaagaagaagaaggagaaaaagaagatttttcAAGGTAAGAGTACAGtctctacgtacacactaccctctccaggcCCTAATTGTGGAATTCCACTGGATTTATTGTTGCTGTTGTTCCAAGAAGTGAAAAAGCTGGGCTAAAAATGAACTTGAACGTACAAAAATATCAACCAAAAAAAGCTAAAAATTTTACATAACTACACCAAGCTTCATGCTTAATACTCAAAAGGGTACAATTTAAACTGCAAAAAGATTCAGTCTTTTAAGTGATGAGAACATTACCATATATGCAAGGCTGAGATATATGGTTAATACTTGAAGAAGACATATCAAGAAGAAGGGGTGATAAAATTTTAtgtatagaagaagaagaagaagattttaTCAGATTTTTTTCCAAGATTTTTCAAAGGGTGGGCTAAAAATGAAAAGGACAAAGTGGGAAAGAAAGAGAAGAATGTGGAGAGAAGAGAaatggaacaatggcatcataaataaaagccaaattTTAATGAGAGagaatcttgtgagggagaaagaTTCTTGGCTTGAGAAAAAAGAGGAATCTGCTGAGAAGGATTGTGATGGAAAGGTAACACTACTATACTGGCAGCTGCGATTATGAACGGCTGACAAATTGGGTTGTGTTGTGTTAGTGAAGTTTTCAGAGAATTCTAATACACAAATTCTGAAACATTCTTTGGCTGTATTTTTTTGAAAGGTGGTTGGCTGCTTGCCGGGGAAAGGAAGTTCTTTTGACAAATGGGGCTTCATTTTCTTATAAACTACATCTTAGTCCCTTAATATTTCATAATTCTTGTGCATGGAGAATTGAGTATATATCTCTATAACAGTCTCATTTGTCCCAAATTTTTTTGGTTGTTATAGCAAAATATTGTTATAGAGAATTATTAGTAGTTAGCCAAAAAACAACTTAGTAGCTAAATTGGGCAATTGAGTGGTTAGTTAGTTAAGTTGTTAGTGGGATTGGTTGACAGATGGACATGAGATGTCCAATTAGTTAGTCATTAGACTtaattataatagagttataCAGTAGTTCGTTATAATCAATACAACAGTAGCTTCTCTCTCAAACTCAATCTCTGCACCTCCATGGATGAGCTAAGACACGAAGCTCCATACAGTGAGAAaatcaacatggtatcagagcggtgaTTCGATCGCATTCTCGTTGTGAGTTTTTTTTCAGTAATCAATTTCGTAGTTAGCTTGTCTTCAATTTTTTCTTTGCTACGAGATTTCTCTGTTCTGCGACAATGGTGAATGATGGTGAAGTTAGAGAGAAAATTGATTATACACATCTGTTAAGGTGTTAAGTGAAATAGTAATACGGTGAGAGGCACCAGAATCTACAATCCACTCAGTAGTCTTTGGCATCGAAGGTTGGGGCATGCTTCAATCAAGACTATGAAGCACATGTCATTTCTACAGGATAAAGTTTTAGATGTAGCTACTAATAAAAAATTTTCTATTTGCCCACTAGCTAAGCAAAGCAGATTAATGTTTCCTACTAGCCATACTGTTAGTGAAAAGCCTTTAGAACTGATTCACATGGATGTATGGGGTCCTTATAGGACACCTACTCATGATAGAAAGCATTTTTTTCTTTACTATAGTAGATGATCATACCAGATTTACATGGGCCTACTTGTTGCAAATGAAGAGTGATGTTGCTATTGTACTAAGGTTGTTTTTTCCATTAATAAAGACTCAGTTTTCTACTGCTATTAAGGTGGTTAGAACTGATAATGGAACAGAATTTTTTAACAAAGTGTGTACTGATTTGTTCAATTCATATGATATAATTCACCAAAGCAGTTGTGTgtatacccctcagcaaaatgggtAGCTGAGAGAAAATACAGGCACATTTTAGACATTGCTCGAGCATTAAAGTTTCAAGCTCAAGTTCCAACTAAATACTAGGGAGAATGTATCGAAGGGGCTGTCTACTTGATTAATAGGCTGCCTACTGAAGTTCTACAAGGCAAATCACCTTATGAATTATTGCATGGAAGGCCACCATCTCTTAATCATTTGCAAGTGTTTGGATGCCTTTGTTATGCCACCACTATTGTCACAAATGACAAGTTTGGTGCAAGGGCAAGAGCAGCAGTTCTCTTACGATATTCCACTACTCAAAAGGATTACAAACTCTTAGATCTCAATAGCAATAAATTTTTTTGTGAGCCGTGATGTTGTTTTCAAAGAACACATATTTCCCTTTGCTAAGCCAATTGAAGCTCACTTGTTTGTTTCTGATTCTTGTCCTATCTTTGATGTAGCCCCTGAGAGGGGGAGATCTTTTGACACTCAGGTAGCTCATCAACAGAACAATCAACTAGCTCATGGGCATCAAGGTGTGCACAGTATAGATGC harbors:
- the LOC142166132 gene encoding uncharacterized protein LOC142166132 encodes the protein MKRTKWERKRRMWREEKWNNGIINKSQILMRENLVREKDSWLEKKEESAEKDCDGKDKVLDVATNKKFSICPLAKQSRLMFPTSHTVSEKPLELIHMDTQFSTAIKVVRTDNGTEFFNKGECIEGAVYLINRLPTEVLQGKSPYELLHGRPPSLNHLQVFGCLCYATTIVTNDKFGARARAAVLLRYSTTQKDYKLLDLNSNKFFSPERGRSFDTQVAHQQNNQLAHGHQGVHSIDADAAADAVDDVHNIDADAAADAVHANSPAEVDTDPNQADINSVKHEHLDNAEVEELAEILNSVPASDNTRDEVPDVNSIDTNVRRKLVANISAIIKPQTFQEASKDERWIEAMKLEIKALEDNNTWEIVDLPKGKNAIG